In one Halosimplex halophilum genomic region, the following are encoded:
- a CDS encoding response regulator, whose translation MTVESERPAASAGADDPSVLVVDDNRAVADTYASFLADEYAVEAVYSGEAALSTLDPGVEVVLLDRRMPGLSGDEVLARIEELALDPRVVMVTAVDPAVDIVDLPFDEYVVKPVGRPELVAVVDEMCRRATYDDRFRRFLALASKKATLEANADADELADSEAYRRIEERLADQRASLGIETERLESVVAGDEPDIVDTGGPEPVGTR comes from the coding sequence ATGACGGTGGAGTCGGAGAGACCAGCGGCGTCCGCCGGGGCCGACGACCCGTCGGTGCTGGTCGTCGACGACAACCGGGCTGTCGCGGACACCTACGCGTCCTTCCTCGCCGACGAGTACGCGGTCGAGGCGGTCTACAGCGGGGAGGCTGCGCTGTCGACGCTCGACCCCGGGGTCGAGGTGGTCCTGCTCGACCGGCGGATGCCCGGGCTGTCGGGCGACGAAGTGCTCGCCCGGATCGAGGAGCTGGCGCTGGACCCCAGGGTCGTGATGGTGACCGCGGTCGACCCGGCGGTCGACATCGTCGACCTGCCGTTCGACGAGTACGTCGTCAAGCCGGTCGGCCGGCCGGAGCTGGTCGCCGTCGTCGACGAGATGTGCCGGCGGGCGACCTACGACGACCGGTTCCGGCGGTTCCTCGCGCTCGCCTCGAAGAAGGCGACGCTGGAGGCGAACGCCGACGCCGACGAACTCGCGGACAGCGAGGCCTACCGCCGTATCGAGGAACGGCTCGCCGACCAGCGGGCGTCGCTCGGAATCGAGACCGAGCGGCTGGAGAGCGTCGTGGCCGGCGATGAACCCGACATCGTCGACACGGGCGGACCCGAGCCGGTCGGGACCCGGTGA
- a CDS encoding XapX domain-containing protein: MVSATTAGLALLTGFLTGAVFRFLNVPIPAPPNAAGVLGIVGIYLGYVVLDHFDVGIDLVSYL, from the coding sequence ATGGTCTCGGCCACCACCGCGGGGCTCGCCCTGCTGACCGGCTTTCTGACGGGCGCCGTCTTCCGCTTCCTGAACGTCCCGATCCCGGCCCCGCCGAACGCGGCCGGCGTCCTCGGCATCGTCGGGATCTACCTGGGGTACGTCGTTCTCGACCACTTCGACGTGGGGATCGACCTGGTCAGTTACCTCTGA
- the purF gene encoding amidophosphoribosyltransferase: MHEKCGVVGISTAGRDVARPLYYSLYALQHRGQESAGIVTHDGFQQYEHVEMGLVGDVFDEDDLDSLNGSNGIGHVRYPTSGSVNNCCAQPFSVSFKSGSLGLAHNGNLINTEEIREELAALGHAFTSDGDTEVIAHDLARNLLEEDLVRAVKRTMSRIHGSYSLTITHDETVLGVRDPQGNRPLCIGELDDGYVLASESAAIDTLDGELVRDVRPGELVVLHDDGSGFDTYQLVETEQTAHCFFEHVYFARPDSVIDDELVYEVRRDLGRALWDESGIETDVVMPVPDSGRAFATGYADAAPDGVDFAEGLMKNRYVGRTFIMPTQDERERAVRLKLNPIRSTVEGKSVTVIDDSIVRGTTSSQLVELLYEAGAEEVHVRIGAPPIIAPCYMGIDMASRDELIAADRSVEEIREEIQADSLSYLSIEAVADALGKSDSDLCLGCVTGEYPYDIEGERTDREVQRPAVGHSSADD; encoded by the coding sequence ATGCACGAGAAGTGCGGCGTTGTCGGCATCTCCACCGCCGGCCGTGACGTCGCCCGCCCCCTCTACTATTCGCTCTACGCCCTCCAGCACCGCGGCCAGGAGTCGGCCGGGATCGTCACCCACGACGGCTTCCAGCAGTACGAACACGTCGAGATGGGCCTCGTCGGCGACGTGTTCGACGAGGACGACCTCGACTCGCTGAACGGTTCGAACGGCATCGGCCACGTCCGCTACCCCACCTCGGGGTCGGTCAACAACTGCTGTGCCCAGCCCTTCTCGGTGTCGTTCAAGAGCGGGTCGCTCGGCCTCGCGCACAACGGCAACCTCATCAACACCGAGGAGATCCGCGAGGAACTCGCGGCGCTGGGCCACGCGTTCACCTCCGACGGCGACACCGAGGTCATCGCCCACGACCTCGCTCGCAACCTCCTCGAGGAGGACCTCGTCCGGGCGGTCAAGCGGACGATGTCCCGAATCCACGGTTCGTACTCGCTGACGATCACCCACGACGAGACCGTCCTCGGCGTGCGGGACCCGCAGGGCAACCGCCCGCTCTGTATCGGCGAACTCGACGACGGCTACGTCCTCGCCTCGGAGAGCGCGGCGATCGACACGCTGGACGGCGAGCTCGTCCGGGACGTGCGGCCGGGCGAGCTGGTCGTCCTCCACGACGACGGCAGCGGCTTCGACACCTACCAGCTCGTCGAGACCGAGCAGACCGCCCACTGCTTCTTCGAGCACGTCTACTTCGCGCGGCCGGACTCGGTCATCGACGACGAGCTCGTCTACGAGGTCCGCCGCGACCTGGGCCGGGCGCTGTGGGACGAGTCGGGCATCGAGACGGACGTGGTGATGCCCGTCCCCGACTCCGGCCGGGCGTTCGCGACGGGCTACGCCGACGCCGCGCCCGACGGCGTCGACTTCGCCGAGGGGCTGATGAAAAACCGGTACGTCGGCCGCACGTTCATCATGCCCACGCAGGACGAGCGCGAGCGGGCCGTCCGCCTGAAGCTCAACCCCATCCGGTCGACCGTCGAGGGCAAGTCCGTCACGGTCATCGACGACTCCATCGTCCGCGGGACGACCTCCTCGCAGCTGGTGGAGCTGCTCTACGAGGCCGGCGCCGAGGAGGTCCACGTCCGCATCGGCGCGCCGCCGATCATCGCCCCCTGTTACATGGGCATCGACATGGCGAGCCGCGACGAACTCATCGCCGCGGACCGGTCGGTCGAGGAGATCCGCGAGGAGATCCAGGCCGACTCGCTGTCGTACCTCTCGATCGAGGCGGTCGCCGACGCGCTGGGCAAGTCCGACTCGGATCTGTGCCTCGGGTGCGTCACGGGGGAGTACCCCTACGACATCGAGGGCGAACGGACGGACCGCGAGGTCCAGCGCCCCGCCGTCGGCCACTCCTCGGCCGACGACTGA
- a CDS encoding 50S ribosomal protein L37e, which yields MTGAGTPSQGKKNTTTHVKCRRCGEKSYHVKNKVCASCGFGESAKRRDYAWQDKAGE from the coding sequence ATGACTGGCGCAGGAACCCCGAGTCAGGGAAAGAAGAACACGACGACACACGTCAAGTGTCGCCGCTGCGGCGAGAAATCGTACCACGTCAAGAACAAGGTCTGTGCGTCCTGCGGGTTCGGCGAGTCGGCCAAGCGACGGGACTACGCCTGGCAGGACAAAGCGGGCGAGTAA
- a CDS encoding LSM domain-containing protein, with the protein MSGRPLDVLEASLGEEVTVRLKGGEEYVGDLSGYDQHMNLVLEDGQDTTIIRGDNVVSINP; encoded by the coding sequence ATGAGTGGACGACCGCTGGACGTGCTGGAGGCGTCGCTCGGCGAGGAGGTCACGGTTCGTCTGAAGGGCGGCGAGGAGTACGTCGGCGACCTCTCGGGGTACGACCAGCACATGAACCTGGTCCTCGAGGACGGCCAAGACACAACGATTATACGCGGCGACAACGTCGTCTCCATCAACCCATGA
- a CDS encoding M42 family peptidase, whose protein sequence is MEREHRAFLEDLLSTASPSGYEVPGQRVWVDYVEGFADDVRVDEYGNAVAVHEGEADTDASIAFAGHGDEIGFVVREVTDDGFLTIGRVGGSDKTVTQGQHVTVHTDDGPVAGVVGQTAIHLRDADDDEAPDIAEQHVDIGVDESEDAEALVEVGDPVTFAQRVRELEDGRLTARGMDNRVGIWAAAEGLRRAVEAGADATVYAVSTVQEEVGLQGAEMVGFDLDPDAVVACDVTHATDSPGVPGKKSTGVELGEGPVVARGSANHPALVGTVREVADERGIDVQLQATGSRTGTDADAFYTARGGTPALSLGLPNRYMHTPVEVIDADDLDAMADLLGAVGVTAESHAPFGVDI, encoded by the coding sequence ATGGAGCGCGAACACAGGGCGTTTCTGGAGGATCTGCTCTCGACGGCGAGCCCGTCCGGCTACGAGGTGCCGGGCCAGCGGGTCTGGGTCGACTACGTCGAAGGGTTCGCCGACGACGTGCGCGTCGACGAGTACGGCAACGCGGTCGCCGTCCACGAGGGCGAGGCGGACACCGACGCGTCGATCGCCTTCGCGGGCCACGGCGACGAGATAGGGTTCGTCGTCCGCGAGGTCACCGACGACGGCTTCCTGACCATCGGCCGCGTCGGCGGCTCGGACAAGACGGTCACGCAGGGCCAGCACGTCACCGTCCACACCGACGACGGGCCCGTCGCGGGCGTCGTCGGGCAGACGGCGATCCACCTGCGCGACGCGGACGACGACGAGGCGCCGGACATCGCCGAGCAGCACGTCGACATCGGCGTCGACGAGAGCGAGGACGCCGAGGCGCTCGTCGAGGTGGGCGACCCGGTCACCTTCGCACAGCGCGTCCGGGAGCTCGAAGACGGCCGGCTGACCGCCCGCGGGATGGACAACCGCGTGGGGATCTGGGCGGCCGCCGAGGGGCTGCGCCGGGCGGTCGAGGCGGGCGCCGACGCGACGGTCTACGCCGTCAGCACCGTCCAGGAGGAGGTCGGGCTGCAGGGCGCGGAGATGGTCGGGTTCGACCTGGACCCCGACGCGGTGGTCGCCTGCGACGTGACCCACGCGACGGACTCGCCGGGCGTGCCGGGGAAGAAGTCGACCGGCGTCGAACTCGGCGAGGGCCCCGTGGTCGCCCGCGGGAGCGCGAACCACCCGGCGCTGGTCGGGACTGTGCGCGAGGTGGCCGACGAGCGGGGGATCGATGTCCAGCTCCAGGCGACCGGCTCGCGGACCGGCACCGACGCCGACGCCTTCTACACCGCCCGCGGCGGGACGCCGGCGCTGAGCCTCGGTCTGCCCAACCGCTACATGCACACGCCGGTCGAGGTGATCGACGCCGACGACCTCGACGCGATGGCCGACCTGCTGGGGGCCGTCGGTGTCACCGCCGAGTCGCACGCGCCGTTCGGCGTCGACATCTGA
- a CDS encoding Gfo/Idh/MocA family protein has protein sequence MAPYRAGIVGAGGIAGLGILGMHDEDDIGEKKFTASHAGGYAATDDVELVAVADVDEDKLDRFGDAWEIPPGRRYVGHEAMLDAEDLDAVSVCTPSFLHRDHVVDAARSPADPDVVWCEKPIAASVTGAEEMVEVCEETDTELLVNHSFRFTEKQERLRELVREDDLLGDVHAVSMQFRMELLRNSTHLLDMLVSFLDARAERVSGYITGENEAVDTLEAEEAVDDAGGGGFVVLDDGTFATVDCTIPRADSSMTMQFVGTEGKLYLNNDDGEWRYWRLEDGDHVEEDLAEYGIEGAWTWDDDYQRAFPNAARHVEELLDGTAENRSTGREATRSLEIIVGFYLSHYTGGQVSIPLDRPLRDAEITSW, from the coding sequence ATGGCACCCTACCGCGCGGGCATCGTCGGGGCCGGCGGCATCGCCGGGCTCGGCATCCTCGGGATGCACGACGAGGACGACATCGGCGAGAAGAAGTTCACGGCCAGCCACGCCGGCGGCTACGCGGCGACCGATGACGTCGAACTCGTCGCGGTCGCCGACGTGGACGAGGACAAGCTCGACCGCTTCGGCGACGCCTGGGAGATCCCGCCCGGGCGCCGCTACGTCGGCCACGAGGCCATGCTCGACGCCGAGGATCTCGACGCCGTCTCCGTGTGTACGCCCTCCTTCCTCCACCGCGACCACGTCGTCGATGCGGCCCGGTCGCCCGCCGACCCGGACGTGGTCTGGTGCGAGAAGCCTATCGCCGCCTCCGTCACGGGCGCCGAGGAGATGGTCGAGGTCTGCGAGGAGACCGACACCGAGCTGCTCGTCAATCACTCGTTCCGGTTCACCGAGAAACAGGAGCGGCTGCGCGAACTCGTGCGCGAGGACGACCTGCTCGGGGACGTACACGCCGTGTCGATGCAGTTCCGGATGGAGCTGCTCCGGAACTCGACGCACCTGCTGGACATGCTCGTCTCGTTTCTCGACGCCCGGGCAGAGCGCGTCTCGGGGTACATCACCGGCGAGAACGAGGCCGTCGACACGCTGGAAGCGGAGGAAGCGGTCGACGACGCCGGCGGCGGCGGGTTCGTCGTACTGGACGACGGTACGTTCGCGACCGTCGACTGCACGATCCCGCGGGCGGACTCCTCGATGACGATGCAGTTCGTCGGCACGGAGGGGAAACTCTACCTGAACAACGACGACGGCGAGTGGCGCTACTGGCGGCTCGAAGACGGCGACCACGTCGAGGAGGACCTCGCCGAGTACGGCATCGAGGGGGCCTGGACGTGGGACGACGACTACCAGCGGGCGTTCCCGAACGCCGCCCGCCACGTCGAGGAACTGCTGGACGGGACCGCCGAGAACCGCTCGACCGGCCGCGAGGCGACCCGGTCGCTGGAGATCATCGTCGGGTTCTACCTCTCGCACTACACGGGAGGACAGGTGTCGATCCCGCTGGACCGCCCGCTGCGGGACGCCGAGATCACCTCCTGGTGA